In Kangiella koreensis DSM 16069, a single window of DNA contains:
- a CDS encoding TonB-dependent receptor — MKQSVISIAVLAALSGLALSGKVYAAEESTSEQSVSKEDAEVLTIMATRAPLPASSVPATITVIDGEEIRLQLSVANSLSDILGNLVPSFSPSRQKLTSSGETLRGRKPLYLIDGVPQSNPLRDGARAANTIDPLMIERVEVIHGASAIQGMGASGGIINIVTKSASGTSHEVNAGVSMQPTDSGDSLGYHAGYLWSHGTDDYEIMLGAHLRETGLYFDGNGNAIGVDTTQGDTMDSSSQDIFGKFVYRLNNEQEFRVMLNHYELASNGDYITVTGDRAAGIPAISERGLLEGDPAENEITTASFEWRDSDFLGGALNWQLFSQDFSALYGGGRFATFQDPAYGTDIFDQSRNDSSKLGSRVTLNWQQIADMPVDMTAGVDFLEDTTYQELAQTGRKWVPETSFENWAPYVQARYMNNGLTLSAGLRYEYGNLKVDDFTTLYSYNSTFVEGGSPSFNELLTNFGAVYNFNSEWRGFISVSEAFSMPDVGRVLRAIDQPDQQVETFLNLQPVVTDNNEVGVEYRGDSLNFSASYFESNSDLGARLSPNSDGIFIVNREKTEISGFEIDTNYALNNDATIGLMYADTDGDFDSDGDGQVDTPLGGSNMTPRRLNLYWSQYWTGDINTRLQWNKLFDRNIYTGAEAINNFDGYDTVDFTMNIATQNAGEFTIGLENLFDEYYFTYYAQTAGNDGRNFTGRGRTVSINWRKQW, encoded by the coding sequence ATGAAACAATCAGTCATTTCAATAGCTGTTTTAGCAGCTTTATCGGGCTTAGCTCTATCAGGGAAAGTATACGCAGCAGAAGAAAGCACTTCTGAGCAGTCAGTGTCCAAAGAAGACGCCGAAGTATTAACCATCATGGCCACTCGCGCGCCATTACCGGCCAGTTCAGTTCCAGCAACAATTACAGTCATTGACGGTGAAGAAATCCGTTTGCAGTTGTCTGTCGCTAATTCTTTATCCGATATCCTAGGGAACCTGGTGCCTTCATTCAGTCCATCACGCCAGAAACTAACCAGTTCGGGTGAAACTCTTCGTGGTCGCAAACCTCTGTATTTGATTGATGGTGTCCCTCAGTCAAATCCATTACGTGATGGTGCGCGTGCTGCCAATACTATTGACCCGTTAATGATTGAACGTGTTGAGGTTATTCATGGTGCTAGCGCCATTCAGGGAATGGGTGCCAGCGGCGGTATTATTAACATCGTGACCAAATCAGCTAGTGGCACTTCGCATGAAGTGAACGCGGGTGTTTCGATGCAACCTACCGATTCAGGCGATAGTCTTGGTTACCATGCGGGCTATTTATGGAGTCATGGCACTGACGATTACGAAATCATGCTGGGCGCGCATTTGCGTGAAACGGGCTTATATTTTGATGGTAACGGTAACGCTATCGGTGTTGATACCACTCAGGGCGATACCATGGATTCTTCAAGCCAGGATATTTTTGGTAAGTTTGTCTACCGTCTTAACAACGAGCAAGAATTCCGTGTGATGTTGAATCACTATGAATTGGCTTCTAATGGTGACTATATTACAGTTACCGGCGATCGTGCCGCTGGTATTCCTGCAATATCAGAGCGTGGCTTACTAGAAGGTGATCCTGCTGAGAATGAAATAACTACTGCCAGCTTTGAGTGGCGTGATAGCGACTTCCTTGGCGGTGCACTGAATTGGCAACTTTTCTCACAAGATTTTTCTGCACTATATGGTGGCGGTCGTTTTGCAACGTTCCAGGACCCTGCATATGGTACTGATATTTTTGATCAGTCACGTAATGACTCCAGTAAATTAGGTTCACGCGTAACGCTTAACTGGCAGCAAATTGCGGATATGCCAGTGGATATGACCGCTGGTGTCGACTTCCTTGAGGACACAACTTATCAAGAGTTGGCGCAGACAGGTCGTAAGTGGGTGCCAGAAACCAGCTTTGAGAACTGGGCTCCTTATGTGCAAGCCCGCTATATGAATAATGGTTTAACCTTAAGTGCTGGTTTGCGTTATGAATACGGCAACTTGAAAGTTGATGACTTCACGACTCTGTATTCATACAACAGTACCTTTGTTGAGGGCGGTAGCCCTTCATTTAATGAGCTGCTAACCAACTTTGGTGCGGTCTATAACTTTAACTCCGAATGGCGTGGTTTTATCAGTGTTTCTGAAGCATTCAGCATGCCTGATGTGGGTCGAGTGTTGCGTGCAATTGACCAACCTGATCAGCAGGTCGAAACTTTCCTGAACCTTCAGCCTGTGGTGACTGATAATAATGAAGTGGGTGTTGAATATCGCGGTGACTCGCTAAACTTTTCGGCAAGCTACTTCGAATCAAATTCAGACCTTGGAGCGCGTTTGTCGCCTAACTCGGATGGTATCTTCATCGTCAATCGTGAAAAGACTGAGATTTCAGGTTTTGAAATTGATACCAACTATGCACTGAACAATGATGCCACAATTGGTTTGATGTACGCAGACACTGATGGTGACTTTGATAGCGATGGTGATGGTCAGGTTGATACTCCATTAGGTGGCAGCAACATGACACCGCGTCGCTTGAACCTGTACTGGTCTCAGTACTGGACTGGAGATATCAATACGCGTCTGCAATGGAATAAGTTGTTTGATCGAAATATTTATACAGGTGCCGAAGCTATTAATAACTTTGATGGTTATGACACTGTAGATTTCACCATGAACATTGCAACGCAAAATGCAGGTGAGTTTACTATCGGTCTGGAAAACCTTTTCGATGAATACTACTTCACTTACTACGCACAAACAGCGGGCAATGACGGCCGTAACTTTACCGGACGTGGTCGTACGGTAAGCATCAACTGGCGCAAACAATGGTAA